ATATTGAATATAACTAATTTGCATTAAAATGAGACAATTTACCTCAAAATGTCAGAGGGAACAAAACATCCTCGCATCCTCTGGCTTTCCCAAAACCCATAGGTGGTCAGAGAGGAGGGATTTCTGCTTGAATGGATTTtgaggagacaggacaggagaagaaTGGAATTGAGATCTTCCCTAGATAcgccaaaatatatattttttaaaaggcATTGTTCTAGGGGACCGCTGTTCTGACATTTCATTATGGCCATCAGATGGACAGAAACAAATGTGACATAGAAGTTTAAGCTGATGAGTGGTTGCCAAAAGACACAGCGCTAAGACATTATCCCTCCCTGATTGTAGACAAAATAATATGTAAAATAGTTTTATTTAAAATCATAAAGTGACCAAACCCCATTTAACACTCATGCGgacagtcacacacagagagagctaagaaAGCATTCGGCTCTGGGAAAGCATTCGGCTCTAGGAAAGCAAGTGGCAGACATCATGAAAAATGGTTCTGCAATCAACACTTGTACCGCAAATCAAGAGGATACACCTAGAGTAGGACCATTCAACAAACTCATGAAAATCTCATTATATAAATCTGCTAACTCTGGAGAAGGTGACAGGAAAACTTAAACACAAAACACAATTCAACATATTCAAGCTTTATATTTTGAGGCTTGTTGAATGGGAATGTAAACTCATACGTACAAATGCCACCATCAAAACTATTGTATGGTAGTAAATTGAATTGAATCTATTCACAAAAAAAGATAACATATTGGGTATTTGCTGTTTCTTCCAAAGTACAGTTATGTAATCTATTTATGAAAATTATCTTTCCTTATTAAATCTTCAACATAGTGCTAGCTGCATGTTCTTTGTTTCATAATAACTGCAGATTGGGCACAGTTCTGTATACAGTAAGTCGGATTCCTTCTCTCCAGTTTGTTCCTGTGCCACATAAACACTTCTAGTTCCCTCTCAAATGTTCTGCTGCCACTCTATCCCTTCGACAGAACTCACCGGTTCCAAGACCCAACCTCTCCATCACTGAATCTAGAACTCAGGACATCCCTCTACATTTTCCTTCTCCTCATCATTTCTCTCCAAGAGTTGAGGTAAAGTACTATAGCTCAGTACGGGAGCGGGAGATGCGGGGCCCCTTCCTAATctctttcctcttgtcctctttcctcctcctcttctcctcctccctcaggaTCTTCTGAAAAGCCTCTGCAGTGTGAAGCACCTGTGCCAGAGAAAAGCAGAGCGCGTGAACGTGTGTTTTGAGAGAGGCATTTTTTAACAATAGGTGTATGGAGTGTGGAGAAGCAAACAGCAGAGGATGGGAAAGCAAAAAGGTGCAGTCAGTGTGAGTTTCACTGATGTTACGCTCGTCTCAAACATAGTCGAGCTCGTTTGTTATACAAGCCTTAAAATAACACGCTTTCCAAGTCTGTCTGGTAGGCTTCACTGTGATACCATGTGGTTACAGAGACTGAGAGCCACTGTGCTACTCACGTCGTCTCTCTCAGTGCGGTATGGGTTGGTGAAGGCTGGGGATTTCTCTATTATTCCTAACTCCTGCGacatctgagagacaaggagcGAGAGTTATCAGCCATTTTGAATCCACAGAAAAAAATTGGCACATAGAAAAGTTATAGTATGCTTACAACATGCTTATAAAATGTAGTAATAAGGAGGTTATAATACATTACACCTGTTGGCTTTAAATAAAGCATAAACATTTCCTCTATGTCCCAGAGTATACCCCCAGTTCTATCCCCGTCTCACCAGTGAGAGAACATGCTGGTGTGCCCCCCCGGTGAACACCCCAGTCAGGTTGCAGAAGCGGAGCCCCCATCGCAGAAGGACGCCCCAGTCAGGGTTACGGTCGTAGTAGTGGTGGACAATACGTGGGAAACGCAACGCCACGTCCCCAAAGAACGCAGTGTTCTCCACCACATGGGAGTAGGCTATGGagcgagatagagaaagagagtagcCTACATTTCATACTTAGGAAATCAACTAGAACGTAAATCACTGCAGACTGACATCCTAAAAGAGAGCATCAGAAAATGTAAGAGgcggagggggcagaggggagggagaggggaggcagaggggagggagaggggaggcagaggggagggagaggggagggggggaggcagaggggagggagaggggagggagaggggagggagaggggagaggggagggaggagaggggggagggagaggggaggcagaggggaggcagaggggagggagaggggagtgagaggggaggcaggCAGAAGAGGAGAAAAAAGCAAGGTGGTGACAGACAAATCAGATGAGCAtcgagggagaaagagggaggagagagagcaaagtgTAGTAACGGTATAATGTCCATAATCTGACCTTCTTTGATTTTGTCATCCATGGGGAAGGGATCATCAGCCTGCATGTTGGCTGCAATAAGGACAGCCTTCGAGTCCTCCAACACcttcacagaacacacacacacacacaatgtagatTGCCCACTGTGGGTTGACCACCATAGTTGTTCTTGGGCAGAGAGCAGATATGTCCTCTGGGAATCAAACAGTATATATCTGggaagaatacagtatatacagtgaggCCTCAAGCACAATAGGAAGACTTGGAAGCTAAATCCGGCTTACTCTAGTCTTATTAGTGACCGGCGACTTAGATTCTGCTTATCAAGTGGCCTTATTTGCCTACTCATGAGATCATAATAATCTGAACATGCTAAGAAACTAACACCGCAATTACTTCCCGCTAAGGCCACAACATCCTGTTTCTAGCTAATGGTCAGCATGAAGGGGAGTTCAACAGGAGTGGAGCCATTCTACCTTAAACAAGCCCTTCAGCATGATGTCTATGATCTTATACTGCTGGTTGATGTCATTGAGCTCCACCAGGTTCTTCAGAGCATTTAGCTGGTCTTTCCTCTTGGTCTCGAACAGACGCTTgtctgagaggggggggggggggggggggggtgggggggggggggtgttcaggAAGAAATGCTGCCACACATTTCAATATAAACACTAATCAAGGGCCATCCAAGAGGACACCTCTTAATATTCTGAAGAAGGAAACAGACACCAACAGTAGGATACAGATCTCCAGGTTGGAGTCGTGTCTGTCGGAGTCTGCTGAGGCGAGGGCTGCAGCAGCAACCACCAGGACGACTGTACACACACTCAGCATGGTCAAGAGGTGGCGGTGGTGAGGCACTCTAAAGTACACGGTACAAGAGAAAATGCAGTTAAACAGTATTCTGAAATATGTATTACAACATTTTTACTGAACTTGTAAAGCCAAAATTTACTAAAGTAGGTCTGTCTGGTTGACAGagcatattttgttgtgttgaaGGTTATATATACATTTTGTTTTTATTAAAAAGTATATTTATGATCATATTTTTACTTTTTAAATCCAGTTTGGTCCTGTACTATAAATTACACAGGTTCTAATGAGGTTAAATCTGTCCCATTTAAACAACTTCTAAAAGCCACTTGACATGTCACTTATCTAAACCTCAAAATAACTTTCACAGACTTCTTGCCAGCCCCAGTCTTGcatcctctgtcttcctctcagaCACTCTCCATCCTCTAAGCTGTGGGCTGCCTCAACATTCCCTCAGgtccagcctcctctccctcagagCATGTTAATACATTAAAACAGGAGAAAAATGAGTCTTGGACTGATGCATATTTGATGAACACTGGCTTTTAAAACACCACCAGCAGAAAACAAAACGTGTCCAGGGACGAGACAGCGTCGATAAAACACCAAATGTAGAATTCAGCAATGTCTCCATCGAGAATATtatcagagagagcgagaagggggATTGTGAGAGGCAGAAGAAAGTATActgtgggaggagagagacccTGCGGGAGCCAACTGCTTTTCTGCTGAATATTTCATTTCTCTTTTTCAATACGCAACAAGGTTACGCCTAAAGACAGATCTGATAGTGAGAGAAAGTGTCAGGGATGTGAGTGAAAGAGAATGAGGAGACACCTGATAACATCTTTTCAGCTTTTTCTCAAAATGTAGCCTCTCTATTCTGAACTCTTCAGTTGCATTCCCCTCCTCAGACACTTACCCTCCTATGGTTAGACTATTTAATTAAAATACTGCCTGAAGATTCAGAGACTGGGTTATTCAAGCTGTGTGATTTGACATAGGCTATGACAGGGCATTTGCCCAAATCACCACAATATACTTTGAGAAAACTTTGCAATATCTAATCCGTCAGCAAAAATGGGTGCTGATGATACAGTTGGATCAGCAGAATACAGTGTTCGATTAGGAACAATATGTGCATTCTGAAAACATCTTTGGGCTGCCTTCCAGCTTTTTGTACTAAGCATGCAAGTCAATAAGTCAAATATTCCTAAGACGGACAACCAGGGAAGAGGCTTAGTAGTAGGAAGCCCCATATCCATATTTCATTACAAGCATAGCCAAGAAGGCCATAGATATGATTAGTGTCAACACCATGGCCAAAATGGACATCCAGCATTGATGTTACCATCGGACTAGACAAAGTGCTGGGATATTAAGGTGGAGCAACTAGGACAGATCAATCATATCCCACAGGCATCATGCAAAGCACAGAATTTGAGAAATAACACTCCAAAATGCATCCATTTACTGTAATCCCCCCATCAGCTGTGTCCAGAGgtgtcatgcccatagggggAGACGAGGGCAAGTGCCCACTCAGATTTGTCCTGTTTCAAACATTTTCAGATGTTAAATGAATGACAACTACATTTTTTAAGCCCACGTTTTATAGTAATTTGTCAGTGGTACTTTGCGTGGGGGAACACTGACTGGACCAGACAAAGAGTAACCCCCCTATTCTCCCTAGTAAGTGGTTCCTTACAAGGTGCACCAAGGAGCAAAGATATTCGAGGCAGGACATTAGatttgtatttaactaggcaagtcagttaagaacaaaatcttatttacaattacggcctaccacggccaaaccctcccctaacccggatgatgctgggccaattgcacAGCCCTACGGGAGTCCCgaacacggccggttgtgatgcagcccgggatcgaacccaggtctgtagtgaccgctgtgccactcaggatcCTTAGTGCATACAGACAGTATCgtcagtggaggagagagagacacgactAATTAGATACCACGCAAATGGGGAGAAAAGGTGGTTAaaaaagaagctgattaaacagcatgatcattacacaggtgcactctTACTAAGGCCACTAAAAAGTGTTACTGTGTCACAACAATGCTAAGATTAGGTCCCAATACATTATTTAAATTGACCAATTTattttatgaactgtaactgagtAAATTCTTAGAAATGGTTGGATGTTGCATttatacatttttgttcagtgtaggttTTCAATAAACACTTGGGAGACAAaatgtagtttacatgttgtcaacaatctaagccaattCTGTTTGTTTTCTCCATAGTTGCGCACCTGTCGGttgtgttgctaaacaaccaacccctCTATACACTCGTCCTCTGGCGACCGTCTCATACATAAAGCATCCTCGATTCAGGCTGTAAGGGCTTCAATTTCCTCAACTAGTTTTAACGAAGAGCCGCTGGGGAAAAAATATGGGTActgtctatatatttttttaaagctagTTAAGGAGGAAATTGGCACCGTCGCCCCTGAATGGAGGATATTTTATGTAGAGCCAGTCGCCGGGGGCCATGAGTGTATAGCCGGCTGCATAGAGTCCAGTTGGATGCAGATGACAAAAGATGGAAAGGAATAAGTGTTAATAACTGTTCAATATGCAGCCAGATGGGCTAGCAAAGATGCAGAGAAGCAGATTTAAggttatgatactatataccCGTGTGGCATTTGAATGAAAATTACAATTGAACAGGACAAGAGGTATGTTTACATAACCTACGCAGAAAAATACATATCTTTTACATGGAATTAGGTATAATCATATGGCTATAGAGGGACAATTTAggatttttcaaacacctgaaacagctttttcTTACAATCTGGAGGGGGCTCCAGACCGTGCTAAAGAATTCATCCACACATAATTCGTGCCCCCTGTAAAACAATGTGTGCATGACACCCCTGGCTGTCCATCATTACAGAATGGGCCATCAAACTCTGTATGTAGGCTGTTGTAAGATATTCTCTTAATACATGAAATGTAAtctagtacatacagtatgttgtacCATATAATCAGTCGGAGGTTTGAGGTTCAGGGTGAGATACATTACAATATCGGAGCTCTCTGCGTGAATCAGAGAGCTGTTATTGGTAACGTTATGCTTTCAGAGAGGCACTGGGTATGGACCAAGTATTTTGTTGGCAATAATTGATACATTGAGGGAAATGTCATACAAAACGTAAACTTGTTGAGATAAAAGGTTAATATACTGCCAATCAAAATGACCCCTTTCTGACCCCGCTGGGAAGTTGTTTTGCATACAGTGGACTTGAACCATCCTTTAATTTCATGTTTCCCATCATTAGTATGTCAGGCACCATTTCAAGGAAGAGGCTCGAACCACAATGTTCTGTGTTGCATGGTTTTAGAAAACGTTCGCGTTTTCGTGGTGTGCAGTTCGCTATCTTTGAAAACACCAGAGGCACATGAAATAGCAACATTTCATTACCTGACGGGACTACTTGTGAATAAACCGGTCATCGAGAATTTTAATGACAATGTAAACCCATCTGTATCCCAATGCATGCATTTCACTCGCTACTGGTCAGCTGTGGACACTAGACTTCAACATCATCATAAACTCGCGGTTCACTCACCTCGTAGTAAGAAACAGCACGATATAAAACGATAGCAAAAACAACGATTATTTCTCGCGAGCATCAGTTTCCTCGTAAAAATGGAGACGTCAGTTGCGGAGTGTTTGCTACAATACTCAAGTGACAATATCACGTTTGAAATGTTAATTTACATACAGAAGTCGCTTGCTCTACTCCGCCTGTGCCACGATCGCACCGGCTGGCTCTGCTTGGACGAATGACAGCCAGCGTTTACATAGAAGGAGGTGGTTTCCAGACGGAAATTTTAGAGCGGCACACAGGCCTTTGTACGCGATAAATCCCTCCCCCTCATTTTTATCACGAAAGCAAGTAAACCCCATAGACAGAGGACTCTAATGCCAAAAGCCCGTTTcagcatgggcagcaccattggGGACTTTCACCATTAGAAgaagtcaactgggtgggacttcctatgggttGTGAAGGATCACATACAGTACCTCCATCCAGGtcaccaggagggatcagccaatgaactATACTCATGAGCAAACATTCCAGAACTGCAGTTGGCAGTATATAGGCTAGAAGGGATACAGAAAGGGTAGGCAACCCTGGTTCTGGAGTGCAGCAGCCACTTCATGTTTTTGATTTAACCGACCGGGAAGACCAGTTGTGTTTGAATCTAGGCAATCACTTTACTGATCAATTAGCTGTTGGTCAGGTGTAGTGCCTAGTTGGGAACACAATCCTGCAGTACTCAAGCaacagggttgcctacccctggGATACAGCTTAAGTCAGAATTTACCAGAATGTACTTTAAGTAGCAGGTCAGGAGAATTTAcggagcaggttaggagaattaacatagcaaGCTAGGAGAATTAGGTTCATCTTAGGAAAAGAGTTAtggttagctaaaatgcaaaaAACAAAAACGTTTGACGTCAATTTGACATCTGTATCCCATCTAGCCATGAACATCCAAATCGGTGGCCTCAGATTGACCTATATTCCCTAATGACGCCGCTCCCTCTCAGTGCCATCGAAGGTCCGTCCGCTTACGCTGCTGCCCAGCTTTTCTTAACTGCCTGGCTGAACACACCGGATCATCTGTGGAAGACCATCACCAAGACCTGCCACATTTCTACATTTGTTTAGTTTGTATTTACAGCATATTTGAGATGATCTTTGTAATGAAAAGCGCTATATAAAAtaaatctattattattattattataagaggCAGCATGCACCAGATATCGTGACAGGACAGTGTCCTATAAGAACCGCTCTGATCTGACAAGCTACTGAAGCGCACACTGCTGGAGTACATTCAGCCCCGCTAACCCCTGAataagagtctctctctctcacacacacacacacacacacacacacacacacacacacacacacacacacacacacacacacacacacacacacacacacacacacacacacacacacacacacacacacacacatcaaagctCTGTCACTAAGGGAGGCAGCAGGGCCAGTATGATGCTGTATCACATGACAATGGGGACATTGATGACATTTCAGTGCAGTGACATTCCATTTCTGAGCCAGACGAACCCTATGAGGGCCTGTGTCCTGCCACTGTCATGTGTGACACAATGGCGTAGAGGTGGTGACAGGGAGCTGCTTGGACATGGGACAATTAAAAGAGTGTGTCTCAGTGACGTTCAACATAGTCTCATAGAGCTCTGCCTGTGTGCTCTCTGCATTTTACTCTGCTGCTGTATGTGTTCCAGTTAGTGTTTTGTGTACTGTACCTGTGTGACCAGCTGTCTCAGGGCCTGTGTTGTATACTGTACCTGTGTGAGCAGCTGTCTCAGGGCCTGTGTTGTATACTGTACCTGTGTG
The sequence above is a segment of the Oncorhynchus gorbuscha isolate QuinsamMale2020 ecotype Even-year linkage group LG16, OgorEven_v1.0, whole genome shotgun sequence genome. Coding sequences within it:
- the LOC123999540 gene encoding coiled-coil domain-containing protein 134-like, which translates into the protein MLSVCTVVLVVAAAALASADSDRHDSNLEIYKRLFETKRKDQLNALKNLVELNDINQQYKIIDIMLKGLFKVLEDSKAVLIAANMQADDPFPMDDKIKEAYSHVVENTAFFGDVALRFPRIVHHYYDRNPDWGVLLRWGLRFCNLTGVFTGGAHQHVLSLMSQELGIIEKSPAFTNPYRTERDDVLHTAEAFQKILREEEKRRRKEDKRKEIRKGPRISRSRTEL